The genome window AATGGCTCAAACTGGTGCACTGTTAATTTTAAATAACACAAGAGTCTCCGGATAAGTTTATTGGATCTTGGGGCTCCGTAATTTTTCCGGTGTCCGTAATTCGCATCCAACGAATTGGGCACGTTAtgccttttttctttctaaattttagaaatttcttttaaaaacaAGCATAATCATATAAAATGCAAAATTTAAGTTCATACTTGAATTTGTCTTCATAGCTTCCTATTCCTTTTGCACCTCGTTCTTCATCTTGTGCCCTTACTTCAGCAGGAGAACAACTCTTTCGGCACCTCAAAAACCCGAGCAGTGCACTACATCAAGCATACTTAAAAAGAGATGAGGCACCATTAATCTGCAGTATTTATCACATATTGGGGGCATGTAGAAATAAGAAAGTTCATATCTATAATTGATATCTGTAACAACTGGTCAATTGCAATTTACACCATTATCGCAGAAGACCCATACAGCAATGCAAGGGCAGGCTGCTCCAGCAAAGGCCACATTTGGATAAAAATAAACTCTAATAGAAGAACTTATATATAAAAGTTTACAAATATTTAATCATTGCCCATATAACAACAATCAGAATGACAACACCAATGACCAACAGAATCAAACAAGAGCAACCACCTTTGGTATTTCTATTTAGTATGGCCAGCTTCCTTTGGACTCGCTGCATCAAAATAATTACAGAAGTAATGAGCCAAAATGTATGATTTCCGAGGAAATTGTAATTTCAGTGATTAAGTTCACATCAAAAATTGAAAGtggcatctctctctctctaagacATAGATATTCCATAGGCACGACAACTAGCCTTTTATCAGCCCTAGTGTAGCACCTTGCATTCTCTGCAATGTAAATAATGTTGACTCTCTTCTAATGCTAAAGCATGCCACAAAAGCCTGAACCAAATGCTATGTCTGAATAAAAACGTATGATTATGCCTCTGTCTTCCTCATATAGGATGTTACCCCTAACACTATTTTAGTAATTAGCCTTTACCATTGGCCTGGCCAAACCCTGATTTTGCAAAACTGAACATTAGAAATTTGAATGCGATACTCAAAAACGATTACGAATTCAAGAAATCTGTCTTCAGGGGTACAGGAAATGTTGTATGATGGTTACAGTATTACCTGTAGACGAGAGTTTGTTCCATCCACATGCTCATCCAAGTCATCCTGTGTTGGTGGTAGAGGGAGGAAAATTGAGTCACGTGTCTTCCAAAAATATGAAACATGAAAGAACGTCATGAAAAAATGGAAACAGCAATTAGCAGATGAACCAACCAGAAGCCCAGTATGTAGTTTAAGTTCCTCATTTATAGCCAATGCAATGTGCTTTGTGCTTGTGACTGTCCCCTCCAATTTTTCAAGCCCATCATCTTGTTCTGTTATAAGAAGCAAATCAAGTTACAGCTCTGCTTTCTTTAAACAAAATATCTAACCAAAAAAATGCCTTATCACAATCATACACCTCTCATAATTTGCCGTTGAAAGCCAACAAGACCTTGGTTGTCCAAGCCAGTTGTTCTGCTAATGAGATCATCAGACTTTCTATCAGGGCCAAGTAAGCTATCTCGGTTGCCAAAACCAGACATATTGAGAGTTGTAGCCATCTGGTTGGCTTTAGAAGTCAAATTTTTAAGCATTTCTTGGCGCCGATTTATTTCCTTTGCAGATCtgtaaaacaaaaacaacatcaaacatcAACTAAAACAAAGCAAACTGGTTGCCAAGTGCCAACTTTAGAGGTCTCATTCAATAGGTTCCAGTGTAAATTTTATTTGGAAACCAATGCATACACTGCTCCTTTAAAAGGTGCAAAACAAATTTGCACCTCTCCGATAGAGCCTATTCATAATGCCACAACTTCAAGCTTCAGTTTCCAAAATCTTGAAATATGATGGAACTCAGGAAGAGAGCCACAAAAGAATATGCACACGACTTCCAAATCTTACAAAATAATGGatcatctttttttaaaatatcagaATAATGGAACATCTTTAAACTGCAGCACAAGTGACCAATCTTATATGTGCAATATACCTTAGCTTACAAGTTTAAATAATTAAGATGTGGAAAACATGCGTGATCTAAATTCATATCACATTAAAATTACGGCAGTGTGTCATCAAGGAGGAATTGCAGAAGAAAGTAGTAGCACAATCCTAATCATAGTGCTTCTTTCATTTATTACCCTACACATGCTAACAttcggacaaaaaaaaaaacatcaaccAGCTTCAAGAGCAATGAGATCGTGTACAAAACAACCCTTCAAATCTAACATAGGTTGCCCTAATGGCCTACCTTTGATCTGTTACAAGCTAATTATTAAGGTTAAGATGGTTCCTAGAGCGACAAAGGCAATGCATAATTTTCTTCTCGTACAGCTAAAGGTGTTACTAAAAAGGTTTATTCCCCCCCCTTTCTGTAGAAGACAGCTGAGATCCAGCATGACAACAGCAACTTTCTTGTTTACACAGCCAATGCTAGCATTATTGTATGAAACATTTTGCAGGTACCACAAcaaagtagtttttttttttaaatgcagTTGAATGAAAAGGAGCGCTTGAAGATATATTTAGTAAAAGAATGCCCGGCATGATTTCACTGAAAGCGGATAATTCAAGAAACACAGTTGTTTTATTTGTCTCACTGAGCCAGGTTGCTTTCCTGCCATAACACTAAAGGTCAATTAGAATACTAACATTTTCTGCTTGGCAGGAAGCTGATGTAGAAGTGTCTGCAAAGTATCAATTTTCGTCCTTAGAATTGTTATTTTTCTCCGAGTTGCAGACAAATGACGTTGTGTTTCTGGCCCTGATGGAGGTAACGAACTCCTTCCAGAAATCATACCATTGATATCAGCAGCAAGTTTTGATGCTTCATTGAATTCTCGGGTCCAAGACTCAGCAGGAGATGCCATTGCAACTAAAAAATACAATACAGAGTTTTCAAACACATTAAAACTTTTAGTTTTAGAATGATGAGAACTGAATGTATGTTAACCTTTCAGATGGTTTGATTAAATTAAGTTCTCATTATGCGTCAACAAATATCAAGATTaaggaatgaaaaaaaaatacaaagagaGAGATAGAAAACAGATAGATGAAATATCTCAATGTGCAAGGAATCTGCATACACTGAAAAAAGAGGCGTATTGCGATGTCCTTGCCTCAATATCTCATACACTCTCCCTTCCAGGATTGCTCATTACATATAGGTAGAAGTTGGTTCAAGCATAAAAACACATACACCAATTAGTATTTTATGTTATTAGTCACATGGAAAACAACTTCTTCattaaacaaaatgaaaatgctTCTTTATAGAAAAGAAAGTGATTTGGCACATTAAATATTTCCCTCCATAAGATtactttattatatattttaattaattgacaTCCAACCCTGTACAGCCAGCCTGCTAATTTGAGCTGGCAACTCTGTGGTTTTGATGATTGCAAGCGCTTCTTTTGATTGATAATAACTTTGTTAGAATTATGCCTTTGAAAGTGTCAGGCCATGGTACACTGCACATACACTAGTATATATAATTTGAACTCCACAGGCAGCTCATATCcaacaggcgaacatgtggcccaccAGTTAAGTGGTAGAGGTGCAACTTTGAGGTCACAGTTCAAACCCAAAAACAACATTTCCCCATATTATGCACGGGGAAGGCTGCGTATACTTGTTTCTCCCTGACCCCGCCAGAAGTTGGTTACCCATTTTTTAGGCACCTCATATCCAGCAAAACCTTGTAATTCCCAAATACTCTACTTTTAAAGTTCAAATACAAATTATAAAAGCAATAGCCTGCTTATCTAAAGGAAGATAATAGTAGGACTTGTTAAATTGACTTCACCAATCCTTTATACTTAATTATTAATGTCTTAGCATGCTTTCCCTTGACAATCACGTTATCTGCATCAATCATTTGCCAAATAAGGGGCAAACCACTGCTAGAGCTAGATGGGGGGTCAATAGGGTTAGTTGCATTGCATCACTCCAGTTCAGTTGTACAGTCTCCTAAGCTCTAAACCACTTCAAGACCTAGGCGGGTCATTAGCCCAACTAGCTAGCTTGTACAAGAATTCATCCAAGCTTGTGGTAAACTAACCCCACAGAATCAATGTCAGGTCCTAATTATTAGATCAACAATCACACATCACACGGCTCATAAAGGGACGGAAAAAGTTCAACTAAAGTTGAAGCTCAAACCACGTCCTCTAAATTTACATAAAATTTCTTAAGTGATCTAGATAATCTAAACCCCAACATAATCAAGCCAATCATAAATTACGCATAAAAAACACATCACAGAATTCCATTTTCAATGGAACTAATTTGCTGGTTAACCTGTAAATCCAGAATTCTAATCTACGATTGCGCAGCTTGCGAGAGACAATTTGTGAGGAGAAATACCTAAACCATTCACAGACGTAATCGTGAAATATTAGTGATGCTAGATGTTCACTTTATGCAACAACAGATTGGCGATTAAATTGAATTACCTCAAAATGGCAGCTTCAGAATGAAGATGAAAGACAGGAATAATTGGAGAATTCCCAGAAAATGTGAGAGGTTGACCCGGAAATCCAGAAGGGGAAGTCGCAGAGTCGCAGTAGGTGGCATGAATGCAATAAGGATCTTAATCAAATGAACGATCGGGATCCGAGACAAGTCGGTAGCGGCATTGTCCGTTTGCGAATCAATGTGCAATTAAGAACCATGACTAAACGACACGTGTCGAGAACAGGGGTTTTGTGTCAGAAAcggtaaaaaaaaattgaaattaaaaaagtgatttgacaaaaaaacgccgttgccggggatcgaACCCGGGTCACCCGCGTGACAGGCGGGAATACTCACCACTATACTACAACGACTGTTGATGTTAGGTTCTCCTACTTTagaaataattaataatcatatttctgaaaattttaaaaaagaaaactggAAACCTTTGATGGCGGGACTGTGCGTTTAACCATCATAAATTACAACAGTGAGACTTCCTTCACTGCTATGAGCCCCTCTCCCTTTAGTCTCAAGAACTCCTTATACTCGTTCGTGGTAAGAATGGTGGCAACACTTGCCCCCAATTCCCCAATCTTTAGCCCTTTCGTGAGCTCAACTTGTAGACCTGTTTGGGGCTATGTTCTACCGACTGGAATTCCGGCAAAAAGGATACGGATAACTGGGTTTAAGTTCTTAGTTCTCGACTTATTTATATCCTAACTTTGGTTATGGAGCTGGTTTCAAGATTTTTTCATTCGAAAAAGGAATTTGGCAACTACGTTTTGATCGTTTTCCGAGTTTTGGCCACTTCGGGGGGCGGGGGAAAACTGGTGCCTATGGTGATGGTGGTGCTGGTGTAAATATCTGGTCCTTCCTCTCTTGGTAATGTAGTGCCAGTTTGTCACTGTCTTTGTTCCCTTTTAAAACTTGGTGTCTCTTAGGTACTTGTCTTTGAGTAAATTGGTGACGCTGCCTGGAGCATCAGGAGCATTCTTGGGCCTCATGCTTGATCAGGTGAACTCATGACTTCTTTCATTCAATCATTTGGCTCTAATATGAACCATACAGGTCATGGTATTGATGCATTGGTCTTCAAATACAATGATTTTAATTGCAAAATCTATTTTCTCCACCCTTCATTGGGTTTTTCTTATCCACATTGGTAACACTTGAGGGAAGGCCATCAGAAGTCATACCCAGGCCTTGAACAGGTACTATCAGGGGcatgaacaaatttttttttctggggTTGATTGTTGCTCCTAGCTTTTTATGAATATGTTATCTTATTGGGAAGATAGTTTGTTTTATTCTAGGTATGCGCTTGTTTATGCTGAAATGTTGTTGTGTAGGAGTGGTTATCTTCTGTTATTGCAAATTGGAAGCTGTGGATATATACCATTCCAATTTCTGAACTTCCTATTCGTCCCACAGCAATTTCAGGTTTGACTGGCACAATGTGTTTGAGCTCTTTAAGGCCACTATATGTGTCATTGATGGTTGTATAGTTTTGAAAGTTGAGATTAATTACATGAGGACCATCCCCATACCGGCTTCTTGACATCAAAGAGACATAAGAAGGTTTGAAGTCTGATAATACCAATCTTGAatgttttttcttaatttatctATATAATTTGCCTTGATGCCCTAATTTATCTATGTTCAAATTTCTGAGAAGTTTGGTTCTAGTCTTATGTAAGTTATGTCGGTGTTTCATagtgattttatgttttgtgagGTAGTTATATCCATTTTTATCAGATGCTCTGGTTAATACTGATCATAAGTAGCAAAAGCCACCAAAATCCGTAATAGTTTGTTAGTAAGCTCTTCTTTGCAACATCCATTATAAACTTAAACTCAAGGACGTCAAGCTTGCATGCACACGTGGCCACAAGAGTATTGTTCTCAATGAGAATCGAATTTAGGATCTCCAGAGTTCGTAGGGTTTGGTCCCGAAGAGATTCACtattttggacatccgatataggaatctctctctttttgctcTTTCACTGTTTCAATATTTGGTCTGGCCCATATAAATGAACCCAGAATTGTTTATGAATATGAAAAGATGTGCTCAATTTGTCAATGAAATAGCTGCTTCTTGATTtccatggaaaaaaaatcatataagctTAGCTTCTAATACGGTTCTAGACTTCTAGTTGAGCTTGATCGGCTCCATAACTTGTGACAATCATGACTAGATGTGAATGTAAGCATGACGTAAAAGATAATCCaatacaaaaaacaacaaaacccaCCGTCAcataaagagaaagaaaagcttTGACTATGACTAACAACAGTCGTCGAACACGTCAGCTTTCTGGTCCTCGCCGTTCCCTAGAAACTACCTCCCCTCCTCCTCGTAGTCTTTTGTTAACAACCTCCCCCACTATTCTCTCTCCATGCTATGTTATAATAATGGGAGGGGTTCCGATTCTTAGCTTCAATTTTAACTTTAATTCCTTCAAAAATAATGTTAATCATGATATTAGagacttacaaaaaaaaaattaaagtttaaaatttaagatttaggtcttcattttaagtttttagggtttatggtttatgatttagaattttttttttcaaaatctataatattttaattatgaatatcaaaatattcaatcacatattttaattaataatttaacataattttaagATAGAATTGGAGTCAACATTAGAGTTAGGAATTAGAGCTCCATATCCCGTTATAGAAAGAGAACAAACTCTCTTCTAATTATTAGTTTGGGAGctagtttttattatttatcaagGACTGCCTTGAACTATTCACTCATAGGTTTAtgttctttatatttatttcaaatttttttacgTCACATGATTAGGTTAATCAAGagattaattttgattattttagctaaatattttttaaaatttgggaagaccaaattattttaaagaatCCCATAATAGGAACAAAAAATTCTTTCAAAATGTCCTCACAAGACTTgaacagtaaaaaaaaacatcaatagAAGTATTCATTGCTATGAGAATCTTTATCCATTAAAATTAAGTCATCATATTATAAACAAACCtattttgtgaaaaaaaaaaagctttattGAGAAAATATTCTTTTAACAAATATTTATTAAGTAATCGTactgattattattattttttcgaAGGAAAAATTCATTAACCAACAAACGAACCACAAAGAGAGAGTGCATAAAAATATATTGACCTGACCTGATTTGGGGTTTCCATAACTTTTTAGAATTTAAGGTTTGAGTCTAATAGTGgagaaaaaatcaaataaattttaaaaataaaaaaataaaaaaaataatatattatgaCACACCTTCTAAATTATTGtattaaaattatgaattttaaaCGAATCGCAGAGCCTAATCCGACCTAATGAGCTTGGAAATTACCGGTGTCCAAGAAGTCAACAGGAGATAATTGGGAGTTGGATTTgtgatataataaaaaaatcaacgGTGAAGAAGTgcatcaaagattcaaagtcAATGGTCTCCGATTGCAATTGCATGAATGGTGTGGTGGTTGTAGAGGAGGCATGTCACATTCAGTCAAGAAGAAAAGGACAAGACTGTGCAACTGTGCAAGCAAAGTAGTCGAGTACGTACCCCACCATTCTTGACTTCCTAAAATGCCATATATGCCCCTTCTCTCCACTTATTTATTTAACACTTCAATTCCCTTTCATATGGTTTCTTTGATTGGGAAATTACATCTAAACACATGaacaaaaattggaaaaaaaataatactagtcTATATTGATGACGTGCAAAATCGGATCGACTTTCCAATAGTTTGGTAACCGGTTGTTTGATTCTGTAGACGTCTCAGTTAATCAGATTAGGGATCAGGAGGCTGTTGTTCTCTCTACACAGATAGAAAACGTAAGTTTTGAGGTCCCCGAGATGTACCTCAGGGGATACGATATGATACTCAAGTTAGTTTTACAAGTAATAAGGTTCGCGAGATAACTCGATATTTAGAGCTTCATCTTTAGCTAGTAGTAAATAATGAAAAGTGTGAGAGATTTACTTAAGTGGAGGCtcattttatatgaattttgaaaTACCGATTATCGTTGATTGCGAAGGAAATTTTTGAAAGTGAATCCCCTAAAGATCTCTTATAGATCTCCTTGCAAATATTCTTTCATGATCATTGTTGAcgttattttaaataaatatagaaataaattatataatcGTAATCAATCATATTATTCTAAGCACTTGCACAAaagcaatttatttatttattggatTGGATTGAATTGGAGAAAATAAAAGATAAGCTTTTTTTCTAGAAAAAATCTCACATTTTATTATGCATAAGTCGATTCGCCAACTCAGAAAACAcaagaggaaaataaaatcaaattgctTACGTTAGAGCATACGTTACCTTTTGTCTAATCAACTCTTTGTAATATCAAAGTATTTGTTTTTTGACGTTGACCTAATTAATTCTATGTGCATGTTCGATGTTTCACAAGAAACCCAACCCCCTTATGGCCCAAATTATTGCAACATACTTGGATTCCTTCTTTGAcaaagatttatttatttattctctaaATTATTTATGCAAGTTATGTACCGAAATATCTCATATGACACTCATATGTGTAATATCTCATGGAGGTCTCGAATTCGAAAATATGTTAGCAACAACTCATATATATGCTAAGAAAACTTGTATGAGCATGGCCGCCTAAATTTAATCGTATATAAtataaaaacctttttttttttcttttcaaattacaattgctcaattaagtactataaaaatataattaggtGTTATAAGGATCATTGTCACGATGATTGTGACACCAAAAAGAAGCCAAATCCATACCACCTATCTCGCAAGACCATATGGTTAGATGATTAAACCATGTACGCTTTCCTTCTTTTAGCCATAAATATTTATAACAACTTTTGATCTTTTCAACTACTTTCTTTAATTAAGCTAAATAGCAAACAATTTGGGTTATGGAACATGACATTTTCAATTAGAACAAACAATAGTACTataattattgttttttattatatattttattttaaatgggGGCAAGTCAACACATGCACCCTCTTCAACTAATATTctcgattttttttatatttattgggGTTAGTAAACAAATATAGTttagagaaaatcaaaatgacCCAAGTCAGCCTGTGTTATCACCTAGCTAGCACTATATTAATTATTGTTTAATCTCTACTTGTTCATGAAGATAAATGTATTAAAATCAAGTCACAATATGAGTTTCCATCTCACGGATTACTTTAAACTAAATGGAATCTTCCTTACTTATTATTATACTAAGAGTTTCTAGAATATGATATAAACTCCGTCTAAAGtgtgatatatataaataaatgaacAGATGCTTTTAACTTAATCTTATtgagaatcacgagtagctcATATGATACTCATGTGTATGGTATCTTAATAATTTTATAGAGTTATTGAGTTCGAGCATCCCTCGTCCTTTTTtcagtattttaaaaaaaatcaatgttatCAAGTAGCATTTGACAAATGAAAAGAAATTAGTGTAGAAATTTCAATTTATTCTTCATTAATTGGGTCAAATTGAATCTCTTTAGTGTCCTTGGTAATAATTATCCTTCACATAAATCATTATACCTTAAAAGTTTAAAAGCAAAACATGacaaataaaagaagaagatacaAAGGTGTTCACGTGGGCTGAGTCCTGTCGCTTTGACTGAAGTGGCCTCCTTCTTTGAACTCACAAATTTCGGTTTCTGTATACAACTTTTTGCTATTTGACTCTTTAACCTAGTACGGCCAAATGTGCTAGATTTACCATATTGTTTAGAAAAATCACGCCCAAACGCTACACCAGTTATTTTTCTTGAATGGTCGCCTTTGATTTTTTAGATATAAAAAATGCGTTTGTCGAATGAGGTGAACTCAACCTTTATTTTTATGTCACTCAATTGAGTTATATATCAATCCGAAGTTGAATAAAATCTTAAGTTTTTAACACTCTCTCACGCTTGTGAGATGAGTTATCATACACCAAACAATTGAACAAGTAGAGTTATGTCCAAATGGattgttttgcttttatttgaccGTTTGACATTAGTTCT of Tripterygium wilfordii isolate XIE 37 chromosome 13, ASM1340144v1, whole genome shotgun sequence contains these proteins:
- the LOC120011778 gene encoding syntaxin-51-like produces the protein MASPAESWTREFNEASKLAADINGMISGRSSLPPSGPETQRHLSATRRKITILRTKIDTLQTLLHQLPAKQKISAKEINRRQEMLKNLTSKANQMATTLNMSGFGNRDSLLGPDRKSDDLISRTTGLDNQGLVGFQRQIMREQDDGLEKLEGTVTSTKHIALAINEELKLHTGLLDDLDEHVDGTNSRLQRVQRKLAILNRNTKGGCSCLILLVIGVVILIVVIWAMIKYL